Proteins encoded in a region of the Paenibacillus sp. W2I17 genome:
- a CDS encoding glycoside hydrolase family 105 protein — protein MLQVKYDREQILHVIENVTKKTLDMDLTWDWPGGVAYYGVSRAYQTTGNQEILDRLVKWADEYIELGLPSWTVNTCAMGHVLITLYEETGDQKYWDIVLSKVDYLQNHALRFGDNVLQHTVSVSNDFPEQAWADTLFMAAFFLLRVGSKLKDEAMIQDALNQYYWHIKYLQDPSSSLWYHGYNNINKDHMSGFYWGRANAWGAYTMSQVKPQLNDWYLYPQCMDVECALRDQLAALKLVQTENGLWRTVLDDEDSYEEVSASAGIAAAMINNGNPLHTKYVQKALEGILSNISEDGRVLGVSGGTAVMKDRDGYRNIPKDWIQGWGQGLALAFLSDMLR, from the coding sequence ATGCTTCAAGTAAAATATGACAGGGAACAGATTCTACACGTAATCGAGAACGTTACCAAGAAAACACTGGATATGGATCTGACATGGGATTGGCCCGGCGGTGTCGCTTATTATGGCGTATCCAGAGCCTATCAGACGACAGGCAACCAAGAGATTCTGGACAGGCTGGTGAAATGGGCAGATGAATATATCGAGCTGGGTCTGCCAAGTTGGACGGTAAATACATGTGCCATGGGCCATGTGCTCATCACTTTATATGAAGAAACCGGAGATCAGAAATATTGGGATATTGTCCTCAGCAAGGTCGATTATCTCCAGAACCATGCGCTTCGCTTTGGAGACAACGTGCTTCAGCATACGGTATCGGTTTCCAATGATTTTCCGGAACAGGCTTGGGCGGATACCTTGTTTATGGCGGCATTTTTCCTGCTCCGCGTAGGTAGCAAATTAAAAGACGAAGCCATGATTCAGGATGCGCTGAACCAGTATTACTGGCATATCAAATACCTGCAAGATCCGAGTAGCAGTCTGTGGTATCACGGTTATAACAATATCAACAAGGACCACATGTCCGGATTTTACTGGGGAAGAGCAAACGCTTGGGGAGCCTATACGATGTCTCAAGTGAAACCTCAGCTCAACGACTGGTACTTGTATCCGCAATGTATGGATGTAGAGTGTGCACTTCGCGATCAGTTGGCGGCTCTCAAGCTGGTGCAGACCGAGAATGGCTTGTGGCGTACGGTTTTGGATGACGAAGATTCGTATGAAGAAGTATCGGCTTCTGCGGGTATTGCAGCGGCCATGATCAATAATGGCAATCCACTGCATACCAAATATGTGCAAAAGGCACTGGAAGGCATCCTGAGCAACATTAGCGAAGATGGACGCGTGCTTGGTGTATCTGGCGGTACGGCAGTGATGAAGGATCGGGATGGCTATCGCAATATTCCAAAAGACTGGATTCAGGGCTGGGGTCAGGGCCTGGCACTCGCTTTTCTGTCCGATATGTTGAGATAG